In Acidisarcina polymorpha, the DNA window GGACGAAGGGGACCACGGGAATCACATAGGTCCAGAACAGCCGCGACCACCGGAATGGCCGGATCGACGGCGCCAGCAGCCATGAAATCGCCGGCAGGAGACAGATAGTTAACATCGTCTTGGGCGAACGGCGAGCCACTTCAAAAGTGCCGAACCCGCGGCGGCATCGCACCGCGTCCTCCAGTACCTCGCGGGCCCGATCCGGGCCAAAGTGATGGAATGACGAGAAAATTGTTCGGAAGCCGCGCAGGTCGGCTGGAATTCGAGTGGCGTCGATGGGTGTTGGTTCGTACTGAAGCATCTGTGTAGTAGCTCTTGCCTGTTCGAATGCGCCCTGATTCGGATACTTGTCAGTAAGCCTCACCAGAATCTGGGAATCTTGTTGCTGCAGATCGAGCTCACGGGCAAGCCTTGGCCAGGGACCGCCTCCGCCCGAGCAAAGATCGAGCACCTCGCGGGTACCGGCGTACTTCATGCTCTGCAGCAGCCGGGCCAGGATCGGTTCATAGGAGTTTCCGAAATTCCAAAGAGACTGCAGGGCATCCGTGACCAGGTCTCGCAGAAAGTTCGGGAACTTTGGGTGATCGTGAATTTCCTGAAGTTCTAAACGGCGCATGAATACTCTTCCTTCGAAACTCAGTGTCCTCAGTGTAGATGCGGTGAATGCGGCGAACTGAGGTGCTCGTATCGGGGGCAGTGCTTGTATCGGGGCCCTGTTTTGGCGGAACATGGGATGAGCGGAACCTTAGCCGAGTTCGTCTTTCTAGCAGCTATGAGTTCCTCAGAAGGACAAATCGTTGGCTGGATGCACGTGAATCCTATGGTCGCCGCACCAGCGGACTCTCTCAACGAAGTGGATTCAGGGGAAGCGATAGCAGCGCTTGTCTCCCAATATTCCAACACTCTTTACCGCGTTGCCTATTCGATCACCCGCAATTCTGCAGAGGCCGAGGACGCCGTGCAGGAAACATTTCTGCGGGTGCTCCGACACCGGGAGAAACTTGGGGAGATCCGCGACCACCGGGTGTGGCTG includes these proteins:
- a CDS encoding class I SAM-dependent methyltransferase, with amino-acid sequence MRRLELQEIHDHPKFPNFLRDLVTDALQSLWNFGNSYEPILARLLQSMKYAGTREVLDLCSGGGGPWPRLARELDLQQQDSQILVRLTDKYPNQGAFEQARATTQMLQYEPTPIDATRIPADLRGFRTIFSSFHHFGPDRAREVLEDAVRCRRGFGTFEVARRSPKTMLTICLLPAISWLLAPSIRPFRWSRLFWTYVIPVVPFVLFYDGMVSCLRAYSRQELEELVEPLAKVYEWHMGEERRGFLPVTYLLGYPVREKPDFAD